One Fusarium poae strain DAOMC 252244 chromosome 4, whole genome shotgun sequence DNA window includes the following coding sequences:
- a CDS encoding hypothetical protein (BUSCO:31195at5125) has translation MASLSAACRASARVVTARSSIVRGFTTSTRCLAAQNFTMPALSPTMTEGNIATWKVKEGETFSAGDVLLEIETDKASMDVEAQDDGIMVKIMAADGSKAVQVGSRIGVIAEAGDDINTLEIPADEAKEQPKEQSSAQAPKEEAAPSQSKPVEKKSAKPTGNDTYEHKYPLLPSVQHLVKEKGISEADLKKIKGTGPHGRLVKGDILAHVGSINPETPAANETNFNNLFHLDLSNIKVATKPAPPSKPSPAEESKAPVVEDLEVSIPITLTKVVEVQNRIHETLGVFLPISTFVGRAAEVANDDLPPTKRAPTANELFDQVLGLDKVKASKVSRGVYLPQISAIPPPSMLSPRPRPKKADIIDFLSAPSKKSAPKSASVRTVPGLSSGANVFTLTVPKAEEERALVFLARCKAILEEEPGRLVL, from the exons ATGGCCTCTCTCTCTGCAGCTTGCAGGGCATCTGCCCGGGTGGTTACTGCTCGGTCTTCTATCGTCCGTG GCTTCACCACTTCGACACGATGCCTTGCCGCACAGAACTTCACCATGCCCGCCCTCTCGCCTACCATGACCGAGGGCAACATTGCTACGTggaaggtcaaggagggaGAAACTTTTAGCGCCGGAGATGTGCTGCTCGAGATCGAGACCGACAAGGCCAGCATGGACGTCGAGGCCCAGGACGACGGTATCATGGTCAAGATTATGGCCGCGGATGGCAGCAAGGCCGTGCAGGTTGGATCACGCATTGGTGTCATTGCTGAGGCTGGCGATGATATTAACACCCTCGAGATCCCCGCCGACGAGGCCAAGGAGCAACCCAAAGAGCAGTCCAGCGCTCAGGCCCCCAAGGAGGAGGCTGCTCCTTCCCAGTCGAAGCCCGTCGAAAAGAAGAGCGCGAAGCCCACTGGTAACGACACCTACGAGCACAAGTATCCTCTCCTGCCCTCAGTTCAGCACCTAGTCAAGGAGAAGGGCATCAGTGAGGCTGAtctcaagaagatcaagggcACCGGTCCTCACGGTCGATTAGTCAAGGGTGACATCCTCGCTCACGTTGGAAGCATTAACCCCGAGACTCCCGCTGCCAACGAGACCAACTTTAACAACCTGTTCCACCTTGATCTTAGCAACATCAAGGTCGCTACGAAACCTGCTCCTCCTTCTAAGCCAAGCCCCGCCGAGGAATCCAAGGCCCCCGTGGTCGAGGATCTGGAAGTTTCTATCCCCATCACCTTGACCAAGGTTGTCGAAGTCCAGAACCGAATTCACGAGACTCTCGGTGTCTTCCTACCCATCTCTACCTTTGTTGGCCGTGCGGCTGAGGTTGCCAACGATGACCTTCCTCCTACCAAGCGTGCCCCTACCGCTAACGAGCTGTTTGACCAGGTCCTTGGCCtcgacaaggtcaaggcctCCAAGGTTTCTCGCGGTGTCTACCTACCCCAGATTTCCGCTATCCCTCCCCCCTCTATGCTTTCTCCTCGACCTCGCCCTAAGAAGGCCGACATTATCGACTTCCTTTCTGCACCCAGCAAGAAGTCTGCTCCCAAGTCCGCCTCCGTTCGCACCGTCCCCGGCTTGTCCAGCGGCGCCAATGTGTTCACTCTGACGGTCCCCAAGGCTGAAGAGGAGAGGGCACTGGTCTTCCTTGCACGCTGCAAGGCCATCCTCGAGGAGGAGCCTGGACGGCTGGTACTGTGA
- a CDS encoding hypothetical protein (BUSCO:4552at5125), which yields MAPASPTLRRPVTGRRRGRPPGSTNAARAARAAALAAASATEPPPKRRRYAPAGSRFIAGGAGGGGRYVTSDILATPNTAGPSTSSRSRAAAREAINGPSPSLMPRRERGARTRAAGNEDLEEMQWGSAAAMATAVKQAEDYKPREERSWEDFHPNLDIEATFLVLRSEQVDGIPQEQPDMSAIPMLTTPLDETRTPSRQPNPASTGNTPNPQGRSDSNAGDAPTETPLRRPRRPTRDVVSFYSSRPLDLMTTPKTPKILPIQNQTPKEKLDLKLPSYRKTNRIELFESKTFGQARYVDKAMSNVGYQESDHYMRPDQSLIKSSDLHAEDDGDLTDATASEEPVSHRRIGRVEYDMDEQDDMWLERLNVRRKEDELEEITREIFEITMTKIEKEWHALEKRIPKPNPKPPQTHRPRSSSAAAVNGEPQGGEEPDSRCAICDDGDCENTNAIVFCDGCNLAVHQECYGVPFIPEGQWLCRKCMLCGRGVPTCIFCPNTDGAFKQTNSSKWSHLLCAMWIPEVSLGNHTFMEPVMDVEKVPKSRWKLTCYICRQRMGACIQCGNKNCYQAFHVTCARRSRLFLKMKTSQGALAVLDGGMVLKAFCDKHCPPDYAQEHNTHQATKAAKKFYKRTMRNRIWADNTVTANNIAARHRDALAEQPSDESQLTGNKNSASGDKKKGQPPKNLWKMPSGAPVIPQIVFEIVEASIQRFPFRKRKDFLSETCRYWTLKRQKRRGAALLKRLQLQMESFSSMELTRRDFAAMGSSGKTRLTRRIEFAEDLVKELEQLKNLANQIVEREQIKVDAGELEQEFVDECYFPVAKLLDPAIDRAISLDKDLFSDGLDKLQTRINTRFYVTVMSFAVDLCKVISDGVAATPQSKSSTDATQDESNDTSPAKTAFSDIRERRKLGKRILKAVQPFLEAALRVESEISQKPFEGLQKELEDTIEKSVETRRPLTATSQDKLTDPSDEANDTIMVDAELQITVKADSTEGGDAMDTTSDDGNIDVSTNIDVDTSEIAKAEAGGKQESLPNTVQSSDTPPGTDGYVSKPQTAQSGPPTPPQSNGSLGLDPSDPLTDGGILWYLKVLDPKGTSVLEEQWAGRDAVRTLSEDLTDLDDEALKGLGMDVDNAVASAAVEAGEKEEVKAAAESVGGKTRASKAKKRRASTRRR from the exons ATGGCTCCGGCGTCTCCGACTCTTAGGAGACCCGTGACTGGGCGTCGTAGAGGGCGTCCTCCAGGTTCAACCAACGCGGCCCGCGCCGCAAGGGCTGCTGCTCTTGCGGCAGCTTCTGCTACCGAACCTCCACCAAAACGACGCCGATATGCTCCTGCAGGCTCCAGATTCATTGCTGGAGGGGCTGGTGGAGGTGGCCGATATGTCACGTCTGATATTTTGGCTACACCAAATACCGCTGGCCCTTCAACATCATCCCGGTCACGAGCCGCTGCGCGCGAAGCCATCAATGGCCCTTCACCATCTCTCATGCCCCGGCGCGAACGAGGGGCTCGTACACGAGCTGCCGGAAACGAAGATCTGGAAGAAATGCAATGGGGCTCCGCTGCGGCTATGGCCACAGCGGTAAAGCAAGCTGAAGACTACAAGCCTCGCGAAGAGCGTAGCTGGGAAGACTTCCATCCTAATTTAGATATCGAGGCCACTTTCTTGGTTCTTCGATCCGAACAAGTCGATGGAATCCCGCAAGAGCAGCCAGACATGTCAGCTATCCCGATGCTCACAACACCTTTGGACGAGACCAGGACACCTTCGAGACAACCGAACCCCGCATCAACCGGGAACACTCCAAATCCCCAAGGTCGTTCAGACTCTAATGCCGGCGATGCTCCCACTGAAACCCCCTTACGTCGCCCTCGTCGACCGACTCGAGACGTTGTCAGCTTCTACAGCAGCCGACCTTTGGATCTCATGACAACACCAAAAACACCAAAGATCCTTCCTATTCAAAACCAAACACCGAAAGAGAAACTAGACCTCAAGCTACCTTCATACCGCAAGACGAATCGCATTGAACTGTTCGAAAGCAAAACGTTTGGCCAGGCACGTTATGTTGACAAGGCGATGAGCAATGTCGGTTATCAAGAAAGCGACCATTATATGCGTCCAGACCAATCTTTAATCAAATCCTCTGATCTCCAcgctgaagatgacggcgACTTGACTGATGCCACTGCATCTGAAGAGCCGGTTTCCCATCGACGAATTGGCCGTGTAGAGTATGACATGGACGAGCAAGACGACATGTGGCTTGAGCGATTGAATGTTCGTCGCAAGGAAGATGAACTCGAGGAGATAACACGAGAAATTTTCGAGATCACCATGACGAAAATCGAAAAAGAGTGGCATGCGCTGGAGAAGCGAATACCGAAACCTAATCCCAAACCGCCTCAAACTCATCGTCCCCGATCAAGCTCGGCTGCGGCAGTCAATGGTGAGCCGCAAGGAGGCGAAGAGCCTGACTCTAGATGTGCAATTTGCGATGATGGAGACTGCGAAAACACCAACGCAATCGTGTTCTGTGATGGCTGCAACCTTGCAGTCCACCAAGAATGCTACGGAGTACCTTTTATCCCAGAAGGCCAGTGGCTGTGCCGCAAATGCATGCTTTGTGGTCGAGGAGTTCCA ACTTGTATCTTTTGTCCCAACACCGACGGAGCGTTCAAGCAAACGAATTCATCCAAATGGTCTCATCTCCTTTGCGCGATGTGGATTCCTGAGGTATCTTTGGGGAACCACACATTCATGGAACCTGTTATGGATGTAGAAAAGGTGCCTAAAAGCCGTTGGAAACTGACATGTTATATATGTCGACAACGGATGGGCGCCTGCATCCAATGTGGAAACAAGAACTGCTACCAAGCGTTCCATGTTACATGTGCTCGAAGATCTCGGCTGTTTCTTAAAATGAAGACGAGTCAGGGTGCCCTCGCCGTATTAGACGGTGGCATGGTTCTTAAGGCGTTTTGTGACAAGCATTGTCCTCCCGACTATGCGCAGGAGCATAACACCCACCAGGCCACAAAAGCCGCCAAGAAGTTCTACAAGAGAACCATGAGAAATCGCATCTGGGCTGACAACACCGTCACTGCAAACAACATTGCCGCGCGGCACCGTGATGCGCTCGCTGAACAACCGTCAGATGAGTCGCAGCTCACGGGAAACAAGAACTCTGCCTCTGGtgacaagaagaaagggCAGCCCCCAAAAAACTTGTGGAAGATGCCTTCAGGTGCGCCTGTTATACCCCAGATAGTATTTGAGATTGTGGAGGCTTCAATCCAAAGATTTCCTTTCCGTAAGCGTAAGGATTTCTTGAGTGAGACATGTCGCTACTGGACCCTCAAAAGGCAGAAGCGCCGCGGCGCTGCACTCCTGAAGCGTTTGCAGCTCCAGATGGAATCGTTTTCTTCAATGGAGCTAACACGACGAGACTTCGCGGCGATGGGCTCAAGCGGAAAGACGAGATTGACTCGACGCATCGAATTCGCCGAAGACCTAGTGAAAGAACTggagcagctcaagaaccTCGCAAATCAAATTGTCGAACGAGAACAGATCAAGGTGGATGCTGGTGAGCTCGAACAAGAATTTGTGGATGAGTGTTATTTTCCCGTTGCAAAACTCCTCGACCCTGCCATCGACAGGGCGATATC ATTGGACAAAGATCTCTTCAGCGACGGCTTAGACAAGCTCCAAACTCGCATAAACACCCGGTTTTACGTGACAGTAATGTCGTTTGCTGTAGATCTGTGCAAGGTTATCAGCGACGGCGTGGCTGCCACACCTCAATCTAAATCATCTACGGACGCAACTCAAGACGAATCAAATGATACGTCGCCTGCCAAGACCGCATTCTCTGATATCCGAGAACGACGGAAACTGGGGAAGCGAATATTGAAAGCAGTACAGCCGTTCCTCGAGGCAGCTTTACGAGTTGAATCTGAGATCTCTCAGAAGCCATTCGAGGGTTTACAGAAGGAGTTGGAGGACACCATCGAGAAGAGCGTAGAAACTCGTCGTCCACTGACTGCTACAAGCCAAGACAAGTTGACGGATCCTTCCGATGAAGCGAATGACACCATCATGGTTGATGCTGAACTCCAAATCACTGTCAAGGCTGATTCGACCGAGGGCGGAGATGCAATGGATACCACGTCGGATGACGGAAATATCGACGTGAGCACTAATATTGATGTGGACACTTCAGAAATCGCAAAGGCGGAAGCAGGAGGGAAGCAGGAGTCCCTCCCCAACACCGTGCAATCATCTGATACGCCTCCTGGCACAGATGGTTATGTGTCAAAGCCTCAGACTGCGCAGTCAGGGCCACCTACACCACCTCAGTCCAATGGCAGCCTCGGGTTAGATCCCTCGGACCCGCTTACGGATGGAGGGATACTTTGGTATCTCAAAGTGCTTGACCCGAAGGGGACTTCGGTTCTTGAAGAACAGTGGGCTGGCAGGGATGCTGTCCGAACGCTCAGCGAAGATCTGACGGATCTTGATGACGAGGCACTAAAAGGGCTGGGTATGGATGTTGATAACGCAGTGGCATCCGCTGCCGTAGAAGCGGgtgagaaggaagaagtgAAGGCGGCAGCGGAATCTGTGGGTGGCAAGACCAGGGCGAGCAAAGCGAAGAAGCGGAGGGCATCAACCCGGAGACGATGA
- a CDS encoding hypothetical protein (BUSCO:12321at5125): MDSEDGELFIKQLAGFVRTHEKALANALQLRRQVRHKPSQSTGSATLLSQTSTSLPERPSTSASTSSSLAAALSLGSLSFTSHNAKSAKLALTPHHLFYLLSRFEELSINVGPMKVRLENLHDSSSSANYVSFLSNTQRSRSKGSDIDSIHSVSSMRSVMSGMSALWSSFGIGASISAARTERQKAALEADMKYLYSAFTKIPCLKLAPDWRARLIRGYEEFPFDSAVPLYVFKNLQALEVSSIDFRQFFGWDRLADQLRSLTLRRAGIEDPADILIDIVLDDMDKRRRRVSKSQSSPTSVWAGSGSPRRNVAHPELNRAVSAPSSPGPHIDMRVGSMTPSEHAIEESSRRQSLSKEDEHSDEQQTSHQPSRPRSSSPPRPTSSRTQSHPIRGNHHRMRRSGSGSSQSSLSDSWTGHHHSRGSSGNLLAMGVLPPSKWRFLRHLSLADNSMTSIPRNSLAPLSNTLYSLDISSNLFSQVPDSLATLTALRALNLSHCMIDSLQSLTRNPLPAITALNLRANRLQSLAGVEKLVPLERLDLRDNRLVDPMELARLTGIPDIHEIWVEGNPFTRTHKDYRITIFNLFRNAPGYTEDVIIDGSGPSYVERRSLVDRPPMPESVPVVKPQAPEVPTVDLSKPTVVYNIPKESAVLRKERPTPKAVMSEINTSSTRRRKTPKRRIVDLATPEAPPFPTPVDVQVARPPNAAIVNDGNYRIFQQPEGQPLPAAVLSPNSHAVTSPEVPRIDTNVFSNIPAIYSPSDDTSNWTEPQDWDAGGEIYRQKIEALRNSVGNGYLSVLSEESWTPDRSSDYSPPNIPSGAVMHTAHTPIHTPQTQPIHSGRTLG; the protein is encoded by the exons ATGGATTCAGAAGACGGAGAACTGTTCATAAAG CAACTTGCCGGCTTCGTACGTACGCACGAAAAGGCTTTAGCCAATGCTCTCCAATTGCGCCGCCAGGTCCGACATAAACCGTCTCAAAGTACCGGCTCAGCGACGTTGCTATCTCAAACCTCGACTTCTCTACCCGAACGACCCTCTACCTCAGCCTCTACATCCAGCTCGCTCGCAGCCGCCTTGTCGCTCGGGTCCCTCAGCTTCACATCGCACAATGCCAAATCTGCAAAGCTGGCACTTACACCCCATCACCTGTTCTACCTTCTCTCTCGCTTCGAAGAACTCAGTATCAATGTTGGTCCTATGAAGGTCCGGCTCGAGAACCTCCATGACAGTTCATCATCAGCCAATTATGTTTCGTTTCTCAGCAACACCCAACGATCCAGGAGCAAAGGCTCAGATATCGACTCGATACACTCTGTCTCAAGCATGCGAAGTGTCATGTCGGGCATGTCTGCATTGTGGTCGAGCTTTGGTATCGGTGCTAGCATCTCTGCCGCTAGAACGGAGCGTCAAAAGGCTGCTCTTGAAGCTGACATGAAGTATCTCTATTCCGCTTTCACCAAAATCCCTTGCTTGAAATTGGCACCTGATTGGCGCGCTCGTTTGATTCGTGGATATGAGGAGTTTCCCTTCGATTCCGCTGTTCCTCTTTATGTTTTTAAGAACTTGCAGGCTCTCGAAGTCAGCAGTATTGACTTCCGACAGTTCTTTGGTTGGGACCGTCTTGCCGATCAGCTGCGCTCGTTGACGCTCAGACGTGCCGGTATCGAAGACCCTGCAGACATTCTGATTGACATCGTGCTGGATGATATGGACAAACGCCGCAGACGGGTATCCAAATCCCAATCTTCTCCCACGTCTGTTTGGGCAGGTAGCGGTAGCCCTCGTCGAAATGTTGCACACCCTGAGCTCAACCGTGCAGTGTCCGCCCCGAGCTCCCCGGGTCCTCATATCGACATGAGAGTCGGTTCAATGACTCCAAGTGAACATGCTATTGAAGAGAGCAGCCGAAGACAGTCTCTGAGCAAAGAAGACGAGCACAGTGACGAACAGCAAACCTCACACCAGCCCTCTCGTCCCAGGAGCAGTTCACCTCCTCGTCCAACAAGCTCCAGAACTCAGTCACATCCTATCCGGGGAAACCATCACCGCATGAGACGATCTGGATCTGGAAGCTCCCAGTCCAGTTTGTCCGATTCTTGGACTGGCCACCATCACTCTCGTGGCAGCTCTGGTAATTTACTTGCAATGGGAGTTCTCCCCCCTTCCAAGTGGCGTTTTCTGAGACACCTGAGCTTGGCTGATAACTCGATGACATCCATTCCACGCAACAGTCTCGCACCTCTTTCCAACACGCTTTATTCTCTTGACATCTCTTCCAACCTCTTCAGCCAGGTCCCTGATAGCCTTGCTACTTTGACTGCCCTTCGAGCTCTGAACTTATCTCACTGCATGATCGACTCGCTTCAATCTTTGACGCGCAATCCTCTCCCTGCTATCACTGCTCTGAACCTCCGGGCCAACAGACTTCAAAGCCTTGCTGGTGTGGAGAAACTCGTTCCCCTAGAACGACTCGATTTGAGAGATAACCGCTTGGTTGACCCAATGGAACTTGCAAGATTGACTGGAATTCCTGATATACATGAGATCTGGGTAGAGGGAAACCCTTTCACTCGTACCCACAAGGACTACCGAATCActatcttcaacctcttccgTAATGCCCCTGGCTACACGGAGGATGTGATTATCGATGGCAGCGGTCCTAGCTATGTCGAAAGACGTTCTCTAGTAGACCGACCTCCTATGCCTGAATCCGTCCCTGTTGTTAAACCACAGGCTCCCGAGGTGCCCACGGTTGATCTGAGCAAGCCGACCGTTGTTTACAACATTCCCAAGGAATCAGCTGTTCTCCGCAAGGAGCGTCCCACCCCTAAGGCCGTTATGAGCGAAATCAACACAAGCTCAACGCGCCGCCGAAAGACACCAAAGAGACGAATTGTTGATTTGGCTACTCCTGAGGCTCCTCCCTTTCCTACTCCCGTTGATGTTCAGGTCGCGAGGCCACCCAACGCTGCGATTGTAAATGATGGAAACTACCGAATTTTCCAACAACCTGAAGGTCAACCGTTGCCTGCTGCTGTTTTGTCACCGAATTCGCACGCCGTCACTTCTCCTGAGGTACCGCGAATTGACACCAATGTATTCTCAAACATCCCTGCCATCTACTCTCCAAGTGACGACACTTCTAATTGGACAGAGCCCCAGGATTGGGATGCTGGTGGTGAAATTTACCGTCAAAAAATCGAAGCTTTGCGAAACAGTGTCGGCAATGGCTACCTTTCGGTTCTGAGTGAAGAGAGCTGGACCCCCGACCGTTCATCAGATTATTCTCCGCCCAACATCCCATCCGGTGCAGTCATGCACACAGCGCATACTCCCATACATACTCCTCAAACTCAGCCCATCCATAGTGGCCGAACTTTGGGCTAA
- a CDS encoding hypothetical protein (TransMembrane:2 (i89-108o120-144i)~BUSCO:46455at5125): MASLARGFCLPGLRPLLVPRAEPLLLRSRFFSTSLRRAAEPIRSSRSPNASRVAAAAAASKIAPSRYAFIKSLTSKPTPTVLYEGPSHFWFYFGCWSSGLSLIAWTGLTAPYAVQQPEGVPQWIGLVFGTAYLLLASMGTFMITKTPNIVGQIRILPAQASKLAAATPGPTPIQMELTVKRMVPMLKPKVVVAPLNEVTIASRFSLPEEYVPGLRRIELEQKTEAQRKALHKFDMQHLFTMPFRRMGRAVSAMFNGVKSAWTDMGFGIIIVDGKKYKVDVTKGYAHDGFKTLEKLVEIKS, encoded by the coding sequence ATGGCGAGCCTCGCAAGGGGCTTCTGCCTCCCGGGCCTACGGCCCCTCCTCGTTCCTCGCGCCGAGCCTCTGCTCCTTCGATCCCGCTTCTTTTCTACTTCCCTCCGCCGGGCTGCTGAGCCTATAAGATCTTCACGGTCACCAAATGCATCAAGGgttgccgccgccgccgcggCGTCCAAGATTGCTCCTAGTCGATACGCCTTTATCAAGAGCCTGACTTCTAAACCAACACCCACGGTCCTCTATGAGGGTCCATCGCACTTTTGGTTCTACTTCGGTTGCTGGTCCAGTGGACTATCTCTGATTGCTTGGACGGGTCTCACTGCGCCGTATGCTGTGCAGCAACCTGAGGGTGTCCCACAATGGATCGGGCTGGTCTTTGGCACAGCTTATCTGCTCCTCGCGTCTATGGGAACATTCATGATCACGAAAACACCAAATATTGTCGGGCAAATCCGTATTCTTCCTGCACAGGCATCCAAGCTCGCTGCCGCTACGCCGGGGCCTACTCCCATACAAATGGAGCTCACTGTCAAGCGAATGGTCCCAATGCTTAAGCCCAAGGTCGTTGTCGCTCCCCTGAATGAGGTCACCATCGCATCTCGGTTTTCGCTACCAGAGGAGTACGTGCCTGGGCTACGGCGCATCGAGTTGGAGCAAAAGACAGAGGCGCAGCGCAAAGCATTGCACAAGTTTGATATGCAGCACCTGTTCACAATGCCGTTCCGAAGAATGGGTCGAGCCGTGTCTGCCATGTTCAACGGTGTCAAGTCTGCCTGGACTGACATGGGATTCGGCATCATAATTGTCGATGGCAAGAAGTACAAGGTGGATGTGACCAAAGGTTACGCTCATGACGGATTCAAGACGTTGGAGAAGCTTGTGGAAATCAAGTCTTAA